Proteins encoded by one window of Tunturibacter psychrotolerans:
- the mobC gene encoding plasmid mobilization relaxosome protein MobC, with amino-acid sequence MAVIRNRGKNARNVSRKIWLSPAEAEQIRDAAGDVPVATWLRDLALGQPSKPRRLQRQETATRTPKFAGAIQPLAVAVARVGNNLNQIARAVNRDLKSRKPLDAVLIANQLAHLRHEMRDELQTVSSQFLREVNRAGKDI; translated from the coding sequence ATGGCGGTGATCCGCAATCGTGGTAAAAATGCGCGGAATGTCAGCCGGAAGATCTGGCTGAGCCCGGCTGAGGCCGAGCAGATCAGAGACGCCGCCGGCGACGTGCCGGTCGCTACTTGGCTGCGCGATCTTGCCTTGGGCCAGCCCTCCAAGCCACGCAGATTGCAGCGGCAAGAGACCGCCACGCGTACCCCAAAGTTCGCGGGCGCCATCCAGCCGTTGGCGGTCGCCGTGGCTCGCGTCGGCAACAACCTAAACCAGATTGCACGCGCAGTGAACCGGGACCTGAAGTCGCGCAAGCCATTGGACGCCGTTCTAATCGCCAATCAGCTCGCTCATCTCCGTCATGAGATGCGGGACGAACTGCAAACTGTGAGCAGCCAGTTTCTGAGGGAGGTCAATCGTGCTGGCAAGGATATTTAA
- a CDS encoding relaxase/mobilization nuclease domain-containing protein — protein MLARIFKHGAGSGYGALAYLLSDKDHTGALRENPPEVLRGDPEAAAELIDSLGFAQRYTSGVLSFTKDDAVRLEARPDAHRELIDSFERDFLVPGIDPDRLATVWVQHRDHGRTELHFIIANVDLETQKRFPAYFDRADRTRLATWQDFQNLSRGLDDPRAPERQRAVSRDLKLPMEKAALAEVLEKLIAQKCVSGELEDRNAIVQFIESKNLKVGRQGKDYITVICGEEKNDRFRLKGAMFHEDFRPDRTVTAGVERDNGGDQADRARRTEQVRIRLETAMQFRRDYLEKRFERVPDRAGDRHRDIQGLPEVRDLGGLERADGPVSILEKGRSEVDAKAHSSGEAGNLLADRFDPGSLQPYGHRDMVVDAKGALERSHLTPDNAERQELSGDRRSNLEQLQFGGRSEESLNRSAMQDHRDHQSEPVEEHNEQTDERARRLTHGILAAVERGFSAARDAFDRAAEELHRLLQQTVGRAHAAARSNREAIGRADAALQGHPDAHAASREAVERFERKAQVTISKRLDRGR, from the coding sequence GTGCTGGCAAGGATATTTAAGCACGGCGCGGGCTCCGGGTACGGGGCGCTTGCCTACTTGCTGTCGGACAAGGATCACACGGGCGCTCTGCGGGAGAATCCGCCAGAGGTGTTGCGCGGCGATCCCGAGGCGGCGGCGGAGCTGATCGATTCGCTGGGATTTGCCCAGAGGTACACGTCAGGCGTTTTGAGCTTCACCAAGGACGATGCGGTTAGGCTCGAAGCTCGCCCGGATGCCCACCGTGAGTTGATCGACAGTTTCGAGCGCGATTTTCTGGTTCCCGGCATAGACCCAGACCGGCTCGCCACGGTTTGGGTCCAACATCGGGATCACGGACGAACGGAGCTGCATTTCATCATCGCCAATGTAGACCTTGAGACTCAGAAGCGGTTTCCGGCCTACTTCGACCGGGCCGACCGGACTCGGCTCGCCACTTGGCAGGACTTCCAGAACCTGAGTCGCGGACTGGACGACCCCCGCGCCCCGGAGCGCCAGAGGGCCGTCAGCCGCGATCTCAAATTGCCGATGGAGAAAGCAGCGCTCGCAGAGGTTTTGGAAAAACTCATTGCGCAGAAGTGCGTGAGCGGGGAGCTGGAGGACCGCAATGCCATCGTGCAGTTCATTGAGTCGAAGAACCTAAAGGTTGGACGACAGGGCAAGGACTACATAACCGTCATTTGTGGGGAAGAGAAGAACGACCGGTTTCGCCTGAAAGGGGCCATGTTCCATGAAGATTTCCGACCTGACCGCACAGTTACAGCAGGAGTCGAACGAGACAACGGAGGAGATCAAGCGGATCGAGCGCGACGTACTGAGCAGGTTCGAATCCGACTTGAAACGGCAATGCAGTTCCGCCGCGACTACCTTGAAAAGCGCTTTGAACGTGTCCCGGATCGAGCTGGTGACCGACATCGAGACATACAAGGCCTCCCTGAAGTACGCGATCTCGGCGGACTCGAAAGAGCTGACGGACCAGTTAGCATCCTTGAAAAAGGACGTAGCGAAGTGGACGCCAAAGCTCACTCTAGCGGTGAAGCTGGGAATCTTCTTGCCGATCGTTTTGACCCTGGCAGCTTGCAGCCTTATGGTCATCGCGACATGGTTGTGGATGCCAAGGGAGCTCTGGAACGTTCGCACCTCACACCAGACAATGCAGAACGGCAAGAGCTATCTGGTGATCGACGATCCAACCTGGAGCAACTGCAATTTGGCGGACGCTCCGAAGAAAGCCTCAATCGTTCGGCCATGCAAGACCATCGAGACCACCAATCCGAACCAGTAGAGGAGCACAATGAGCAAACCGACGAACGAGCTAGACGCCTTACTCATGGGATCCTTGCAGCAGTTGAGCGAGGATTTTCAGCAGCGCGAGATGCGTTTGACAGAGCAGCAGAGGAGCTGCATCGACTCCTTCAACAAACAGTCGGACGCGCTCACGCAGCAGCACGAAGCAACCGCGAAGCGATTGGACGAGCTGACGCAGCACTACAAGGACACCCAGACGCTCATGCAGCGAGTCGTGAGGCAGTTGAACGCTTTGAGCGAAAAGCTCAAGTGACTATTAGCAAGCGACTGGATCGCGGCAGGTGA